From the Paenibacillus sp. FSL H8-0548 genome, one window contains:
- a CDS encoding CARDB domain-containing protein encodes MIVSLGRKLLLLTLLIIIVLNTFQYQTVLAANKSCPIPSDYDVKSKILITQNSIPTSVSTAKGVMKLNGNYLSDACGIGKKLVVYGTPDNVSGNEYDQSQWRYLGYDVNGTVFRNWLFRSDSRATLHVAKNWVKTPWSDPTIKNKGVQSTFELTSHPDAKKWLESMYDPYNESPTFIQSYNKRTNKGWTGDTLKDYVVIQQIPTKFTPGVIQMWNIWQPDGSYWYEMFYIPPLAPLEVKEQPDLVITDIKTDPVEAAAASWIGDSVTVQITSKNEGNTNSGPFTVGIVGTSIKSEVISNVPPGQIKTVSVTVSSTISGIIKYTAMTDFGKAVTESNENNNTMPFQIVFSKKNEPTTPIAIISHLEGDNRTKSEVTIKPSVNPTLDDLLSYSPGKEAITIREWKYTNPAGKTIATKPVAKDLVVEGKYVVELRVTNSAKKVSEWTKFIINVATLATPNPSTTPEPTPTPRPAMKVGIRFAPSEIIAGETASLLNSSSGFDSFVWGFSNNLDLLLTDKSKYEYYNQLFTQPGTYHATFRASDDRGTDSVTTTLTVIDPKPVAIVSGPTKLIEGREIPVPYHLNNSYTPLDKRGVSIDHSRDEQRYKKVGDPLYTINFPTVNNLSVGQYMLEGKVYDTTNRVSDWSDLLIEVVPDLPPTIEVIAPTEIYRNNAFMLFMDAESPDYDLLQHLLIEERYDHNNNGDFDEESWTTLYDGVYKTTHSLSYATVGKRQYRATVTEDYGKKGTSAFVVTDVLNYTPTVNFNAFGITQQPGQGEDSGPPITNYTPDSIFRSWVLKKPYIGGDELKIGWKSNRASLQTKDAELISFDLKYPNAGMGANGRNKYSLASDLVAKPRWYISKDLGGGVFDNNYSIASETIFNNNRLYLLTGPYNARVYEERDAVTGALLRPAFTIQNQSANTLVSLQADERFYSYGVEPNSQKDIYFDIHNNRGEKEESHSIHIDSVENLYPSVTFLGLIPDHKSVVFKVEIADNYNEIETRYYKYNVKSRSLDWVTTGPKINRYSLGNFTVESKMIVAPNGTIYISGKAISKITPNGSRIDSPLVMGTAGKSEMSLSDDGNYLYRMGLGAVVNSDSKSYFTVYNTSNMSQIALYTSFREYNTSNGSGGYVPLVKEDGTVAVGEGEYLYLFSKTGAFLFRSIPVDSVGYSYQTGILSNGQLFSVAFGYPYVAGEMSRYALRNFDTLTNMVVEPLYTGVDSTYWGTGRNYVTPVLPNGAVFLIAQKRFPFVVVPFVSASGKTNVQEIDADTVGIFDDNWGGLFYDAGSRMKNYALEFNVSVNDITNDKSIGAGIQIQDERNMYAMEWSKDTLSFYQVVSGVKTLLKSAPLTRSAYSTYPIKVESINGTHSVYVNHAKVIEVTNATYSSGFAGIISLGQSNAIFSNVKKTNYGDTYTQETYDTVLVNDPISYEKLFNDIEEDPVGAEEWSYSHNPNFFENPEGLSVHNGNTYGSTVNALEKAGVYEITYRAQDNPGLTGYHKWSEPITKLLYVHRRPVAQPDVRFTGLVFAEGESLDYETYDASYDPDIAHILSDKLFRTRWADQTTWTTGKREYYNRPGVELIIQEQVRDIHGAWSYWEQTIVYKDALPAVNQTKPVMTITVPAGTMAAAPTTYVKEPTIRWTYYDAQNDPQEQYRLTLAYVDTNETILSIEHEGNALTYPVLEDTIQQGRVVKVQGQVYSKGVWSALSNIRYFVLNQPPQTYLLSFNGPDAVNPMYTNSNRPQLRVFTIDPENHPTTAIDYEVYRASSGAKVVDTESATAAASYTPASLAEGLHYWKARANDSYVWGPFSANGFFFVDTVKPADVNEQLEVEPTAVTVRFNAFSDASPSSGHATRTFYLQRVNKDGSVSNIDLNGDGVAEYSTPLALSKQSYRVAGLVPGQEYRVTVLDYDIAGNEGHYAYIHFSTNRPPTGDFDWSPKPVYEGDMTTFVSSAADPDGDTLSIVYELTSPLGVKSSYAYTSSAQSYPSRGPSLRLTTVGVWSMKMLVSDGIAEPIIVTKTIQVLPLQLRGAVLHTELWDQHRKKFNLKASGNENLPRGYSLFWAGEKFVLEADTTLTGTETKADSVAVQFGEYSTTLISTSSAPSHWKGTLWDSSFTKLAKGPIEFTFTAYYNNGTIVTTQVNAAIDGQTINIVSVHRVQ; translated from the coding sequence GTGATTGTTTCACTTGGAAGGAAACTACTACTTTTAACTTTGCTTATCATAATTGTTTTAAATACTTTTCAATATCAAACTGTTCTAGCAGCTAACAAATCCTGTCCTATCCCGTCCGACTATGATGTAAAATCTAAAATCCTAATAACACAAAATAGTATACCGACCTCTGTAAGTACAGCCAAAGGTGTAATGAAGTTAAACGGAAATTATTTATCTGACGCTTGCGGAATAGGGAAAAAATTAGTTGTTTATGGTACCCCAGACAATGTATCAGGTAACGAATATGATCAAAGCCAGTGGCGCTATCTAGGTTATGACGTTAATGGTACTGTCTTTCGAAATTGGCTCTTCCGGAGCGATTCCAGAGCAACATTACACGTTGCTAAAAACTGGGTGAAAACTCCTTGGTCTGATCCGACGATCAAGAATAAGGGTGTTCAATCAACATTTGAATTAACATCTCATCCAGACGCGAAAAAATGGTTAGAATCAATGTATGATCCTTATAATGAGTCACCAACATTCATTCAAAGCTATAATAAACGAACCAATAAAGGATGGACAGGTGATACACTAAAGGATTATGTGGTTATTCAACAAATACCCACAAAGTTTACTCCAGGCGTAATTCAAATGTGGAATATTTGGCAACCAGACGGATCTTACTGGTATGAAATGTTCTATATTCCTCCATTAGCCCCCTTGGAAGTTAAAGAACAACCAGATCTCGTTATTACAGATATTAAAACCGATCCTGTAGAAGCAGCTGCAGCATCATGGATTGGAGATAGTGTTACGGTACAAATTACTTCAAAAAATGAAGGTAATACAAATTCGGGTCCTTTCACTGTAGGAATCGTAGGGACAAGCATAAAGTCAGAAGTAATTTCCAATGTTCCTCCTGGGCAAATTAAAACCGTATCTGTAACAGTGTCCTCTACTATTTCAGGAATCATTAAATACACAGCCATGACCGATTTTGGAAAAGCAGTTACCGAATCAAATGAAAATAATAATACGATGCCATTTCAAATTGTATTTAGTAAGAAAAACGAACCCACCACACCAATAGCCATTATCTCGCATTTGGAAGGCGATAATCGCACCAAGTCAGAAGTAACGATTAAACCATCAGTAAATCCAACCCTCGATGATCTACTATCGTATTCGCCGGGCAAGGAAGCAATAACGATTCGAGAATGGAAATATACCAACCCTGCTGGCAAGACGATAGCAACTAAACCTGTAGCTAAAGACTTAGTCGTAGAAGGAAAGTATGTAGTAGAGCTTCGTGTTACCAATAGCGCGAAAAAGGTATCAGAGTGGACGAAGTTCATCATTAATGTAGCTACTTTAGCAACACCTAACCCAAGCACTACACCCGAACCAACACCTACACCAAGGCCGGCGATGAAAGTCGGTATACGTTTTGCACCTTCTGAGATTATTGCTGGAGAAACAGCATCCCTACTTAATAGCTCATCCGGATTCGATTCTTTTGTATGGGGTTTCTCTAACAACTTAGATTTGCTTCTAACAGACAAAAGTAAATATGAATACTATAATCAGCTTTTCACGCAACCGGGCACATACCATGCAACATTTAGAGCGAGTGATGATCGAGGAACAGATAGTGTTACAACTACCTTAACTGTAATCGATCCAAAACCTGTTGCTATTGTATCCGGACCAACAAAATTAATCGAGGGTAGAGAAATACCTGTCCCTTACCATCTAAACAACTCTTATACTCCGCTTGATAAGCGTGGTGTTAGCATTGATCACAGCAGAGATGAACAAAGATATAAAAAAGTTGGTGACCCATTATATACAATTAATTTTCCTACAGTTAATAATCTTTCGGTGGGGCAGTACATGCTCGAAGGTAAAGTATATGACACAACAAATAGAGTCAGCGATTGGTCCGATCTTTTAATAGAGGTGGTTCCAGATCTACCGCCAACGATTGAGGTTATTGCACCTACGGAAATATACCGAAATAACGCATTTATGCTCTTTATGGATGCTGAAAGCCCTGATTATGATTTGTTACAGCATTTATTGATAGAGGAACGTTATGATCACAATAATAATGGTGATTTCGATGAGGAATCGTGGACAACTCTATATGATGGAGTGTACAAAACCACTCATAGTCTAAGTTATGCTACTGTTGGCAAAAGGCAATACAGGGCTACGGTTACAGAGGACTATGGAAAAAAAGGAACATCGGCGTTTGTTGTAACAGACGTTCTCAACTATACACCTACGGTTAATTTTAATGCATTTGGTATTACCCAGCAGCCCGGGCAAGGAGAGGATAGCGGACCGCCGATAACAAACTATACTCCAGATTCTATATTCCGTTCTTGGGTACTAAAGAAACCTTACATCGGTGGAGACGAGCTAAAGATAGGGTGGAAGAGTAACCGAGCGTCTTTACAAACAAAGGACGCTGAGTTGATTAGTTTCGATCTTAAATATCCCAATGCTGGTATGGGGGCTAATGGCAGAAACAAGTATAGTTTGGCTTCTGATCTTGTAGCTAAACCTAGATGGTATATTAGTAAGGATCTTGGAGGAGGTGTCTTTGATAACAATTATAGTATAGCTTCCGAAACAATATTCAATAATAACCGTTTATACCTACTTACAGGACCGTATAATGCGAGGGTGTATGAAGAAAGAGACGCTGTAACAGGAGCATTATTGAGACCTGCTTTTACAATACAGAACCAAAGTGCCAATACTCTCGTATCATTACAAGCCGATGAGAGGTTCTATTCTTACGGTGTTGAGCCAAACTCCCAAAAAGATATTTACTTTGATATCCATAATAACAGAGGGGAAAAAGAGGAGTCTCATTCTATTCATATTGATAGTGTTGAAAATTTATATCCCAGCGTAACATTTCTAGGTTTGATTCCAGACCATAAGTCTGTTGTTTTTAAGGTTGAAATCGCAGATAACTACAACGAAATTGAAACTAGATATTATAAGTATAACGTCAAAAGTCGTAGCTTAGATTGGGTAACAACAGGTCCTAAAATAAATAGGTATTCTTTAGGTAACTTCACAGTTGAGTCAAAAATGATTGTTGCACCAAACGGAACTATTTATATTTCGGGAAAAGCTATAAGCAAGATAACTCCCAATGGTTCAAGGATAGATTCTCCATTAGTCATGGGTACCGCTGGCAAGTCGGAAATGTCTCTTAGTGATGATGGAAATTATCTATATAGAATGGGCTTGGGAGCGGTTGTAAATAGTGATTCAAAGAGTTATTTCACGGTATATAATACAAGCAATATGAGTCAAATTGCTTTATACACTTCTTTCAGGGAGTATAACACTTCAAATGGCAGTGGTGGATATGTTCCTTTAGTTAAAGAGGACGGTACTGTAGCGGTAGGAGAAGGTGAATATCTTTATCTTTTTTCTAAAACAGGTGCCTTTCTATTCCGAAGTATACCCGTTGATTCTGTAGGTTATTCATACCAAACAGGAATTCTTTCTAATGGTCAATTATTTTCTGTAGCCTTTGGGTATCCATATGTGGCAGGAGAAATGAGTAGATATGCGCTCCGTAATTTTGACACACTAACTAATATGGTAGTTGAACCTTTGTACACTGGAGTAGATTCTACTTATTGGGGTACAGGAAGGAACTATGTTACTCCTGTCTTGCCTAATGGTGCGGTTTTCTTAATTGCGCAAAAGAGATTCCCGTTTGTTGTTGTACCTTTCGTATCCGCTTCAGGAAAAACTAACGTCCAAGAGATAGATGCAGATACAGTAGGCATATTTGATGATAATTGGGGCGGATTGTTTTACGATGCAGGAAGTCGAATGAAAAACTACGCTTTAGAATTTAATGTTAGCGTAAATGATATTACTAACGATAAATCTATCGGTGCGGGAATTCAAATTCAAGACGAAAGAAACATGTATGCAATGGAATGGAGTAAAGATACTCTATCGTTTTATCAAGTAGTCTCCGGTGTGAAAACACTATTAAAATCGGCTCCTTTAACTCGATCGGCTTACAGCACGTATCCGATTAAAGTAGAGTCGATAAATGGTACGCATAGTGTTTACGTAAACCATGCAAAGGTGATTGAAGTAACAAACGCCACGTATTCAAGCGGATTCGCTGGGATTATCTCACTGGGCCAATCGAATGCTATATTCTCCAATGTAAAGAAAACGAACTATGGCGACACATACACGCAAGAAACGTATGACACCGTTCTCGTTAATGATCCGATTTCCTACGAGAAGCTTTTTAATGATATTGAGGAAGATCCTGTAGGTGCCGAAGAATGGAGCTATAGCCACAACCCGAATTTCTTTGAAAATCCGGAAGGTTTGAGCGTCCATAATGGCAATACGTATGGTTCAACGGTCAATGCATTGGAAAAAGCAGGCGTTTATGAGATCACTTATCGTGCTCAAGATAATCCAGGACTAACGGGATATCACAAATGGTCGGAGCCAATAACCAAGCTGCTCTATGTTCATCGCAGACCAGTAGCGCAGCCTGATGTTCGATTTACGGGGCTGGTGTTCGCGGAAGGCGAATCACTCGATTATGAAACGTATGACGCATCATACGATCCCGATATTGCACACATTTTATCAGACAAGCTGTTTAGAACAAGATGGGCCGATCAAACCACATGGACGACAGGAAAACGTGAGTACTACAATCGTCCGGGTGTAGAGTTGATTATCCAGGAACAAGTACGAGATATTCACGGGGCATGGTCCTATTGGGAGCAAACGATCGTGTATAAGGATGCTTTACCTGCTGTAAATCAAACGAAGCCGGTCATGACGATAACTGTACCAGCAGGAACGATGGCAGCAGCACCAACAACCTACGTGAAAGAGCCAACGATACGATGGACGTATTATGATGCTCAGAACGATCCACAAGAGCAATATCGTTTAACTCTAGCTTATGTCGATACAAATGAAACCATCTTGTCTATTGAGCATGAGGGCAACGCTCTAACGTATCCCGTACTAGAAGATACCATTCAGCAAGGGCGAGTGGTTAAAGTGCAGGGGCAGGTATACTCAAAAGGCGTTTGGTCTGCTCTAAGTAATATCAGATATTTTGTACTTAATCAGCCACCACAAACGTACTTGCTGTCCTTTAATGGTCCAGATGCCGTGAATCCCATGTATACGAACTCCAATCGGCCGCAACTGCGTGTATTCACCATAGATCCGGAAAACCATCCGACCACTGCTATAGATTATGAAGTGTATCGCGCATCGAGCGGAGCAAAGGTCGTCGATACCGAATCGGCAACAGCAGCAGCAAGCTATACACCTGCATCTCTCGCCGAAGGTCTGCATTACTGGAAAGCTCGGGCAAACGACAGCTACGTATGGGGGCCGTTTTCCGCGAATGGATTTTTCTTCGTAGATACGGTGAAGCCGGCAGATGTGAACGAACAGCTGGAGGTAGAACCCACGGCGGTTACTGTCAGGTTTAATGCCTTTAGTGATGCGTCGCCATCCTCGGGACATGCCACTAGAACATTCTATCTGCAGAGGGTGAATAAAGACGGCAGCGTATCAAACATCGACTTGAATGGCGATGGCGTAGCTGAGTACAGCACACCGCTGGCACTGAGTAAGCAGTCCTACCGGGTAGCGGGTTTAGTACCGGGACAAGAATATCGTGTTACGGTACTTGATTATGATATCGCTGGAAATGAAGGACACTATGCTTATATTCACTTCTCTACCAATCGCCCGCCGACAGGTGATTTTGACTGGTCACCAAAGCCGGTATATGAAGGTGATATGACGACATTTGTATCCAGTGCAGCTGATCCAGACGGGGATACGCTCTCTATTGTTTACGAGCTGACCAGTCCGCTGGGGGTAAAAAGCAGCTATGCTTATACTTCGAGTGCACAGAGCTATCCGTCAAGAGGACCTTCACTCCGATTGACAACGGTTGGTGTATGGAGCATGAAAATGCTCGTTAGTGATGGAATAGCTGAACCGATTATCGTGACCAAGACGATTCAAGTGCTGCCGCTTCAGCTTCGCGGTGCTGTGCTGCATACGGAGCTGTGGGATCAGCATCGCAAGAAGTTTAATCTGAAAGCATCCGGAAACGAGAATCTGCCTCGCGGTTATTCACTATTTTGGGCAGGAGAGAAGTTTGTTTTGGAGGCTGATACAACGTTGACTGGAACCGAGACGAAAGCGGATAGTGTAGCGGTACAGTTCGGTGAATATAGCACGACGCTAATATCTACAAGCAGCGCGCCTTCTCATTGGAAGGGAACGCTTTGGGACTCTTCATTCACCAAGCTGGCAAAGGGTCCAATCGAATTCACATTCACAGCCTATTACAACAATGGCACAATAGTAACCACGCAAGTTAACGCAGCAATTGATGGCCAGACGATAAATATTGTGAGTGTACACCGGGTTCAATAG
- a CDS encoding S-layer homology domain-containing protein, with product MQKIRQRILTIVLIVMMVANCQTAVAAAAFADTKTHWAKTEIDAAVTQGWINGYDASTFKPNANMTRAEFLKSLVVAVKLKAEDIDTPFVDDKGWFRAYIATGLKQSIIKVGDYKESNFEPNKMITREEIARMTIRALGKDAEGVKSGYLAVAKKLEIMKGYPDGSMGGEKNATRAEAVVMITNTLIVKNPVAVVVEYPKTKEQINTLIQSLPSFKGTTTYGHNGVVLINTKGSEDFFDNTLVVEYNIEYKQTNIIIADPTADNKAIVKDLLKNYFPTSFEKAYASYIKVNDMKFVEGKNSIVTKYDGRSFGAYKANNNKKVTIEIGV from the coding sequence ATGCAAAAAATAAGACAACGAATTCTAACGATAGTACTAATAGTTATGATGGTGGCGAACTGCCAGACAGCCGTCGCAGCAGCTGCATTTGCCGATACTAAGACGCACTGGGCGAAAACAGAGATTGATGCAGCTGTGACGCAGGGCTGGATTAACGGCTACGATGCAAGCACGTTTAAACCGAATGCGAATATGACGCGAGCTGAGTTTTTGAAGTCGCTCGTTGTTGCTGTGAAACTCAAAGCTGAAGATATCGATACACCTTTTGTCGATGACAAGGGGTGGTTTCGCGCTTATATTGCTACTGGTCTGAAACAATCCATTATAAAAGTTGGCGATTACAAGGAGAGTAATTTCGAGCCGAATAAGATGATTACGCGTGAAGAGATCGCCCGCATGACGATTCGTGCACTCGGGAAAGATGCCGAGGGCGTAAAATCGGGGTATCTGGCAGTTGCGAAGAAATTGGAGATTATGAAGGGGTATCCCGATGGATCAATGGGTGGAGAAAAGAACGCGACTCGAGCTGAGGCGGTTGTGATGATTACTAATACGCTGATTGTGAAGAATCCTGTTGCGGTGGTGGTGGAATATCCAAAAACGAAAGAACAGATCAACACACTTATTCAATCTCTTCCAAGTTTCAAAGGGACCACCACGTACGGACATAATGGTGTCGTCTTAATTAATACAAAAGGCTCAGAAGATTTTTTTGATAATACTCTTGTTGTCGAATATAACATTGAGTATAAACAAACCAACATCATAATCGCTGATCCAACTGCTGATAATAAAGCAATTGTGAAAGATTTGCTTAAAAATTACTTTCCTACATCATTTGAAAAAGCCTATGCAAGTTATATTAAAGTAAATGATATGAAATTTGTTGAAGGAAAAAATTCTATTGTCACTAAGTATGATGGCCGCTCATTTGGTGCATATAAGGCCAATAATAATAAAAAGGTTACTATAGAAATCGGGGTGTAA